Genomic DNA from Paucilactobacillus hokkaidonensis JCM 18461:
ATTCATCAATCACATCGTCATGAATTAAGGTGGCTACATGCAGTAATTCTAATGCAGCAGCACCGGCTTGTAATTTAACTAGATCTTGTTTTGGTCCCAGTGAACTGAATAAATAAAAATATCCTGGCCGCAAAAGCTTGCCACCAGCTCCAATAAGCTCTAAAATCTTTGTTTGTATAGGTTTATTTGTTAATGAGACCAAACTAAACATGTAGTTTTTTAAATCATCAAGTTTAACTGCTACAGTTGGAAAGTTTTGCCAGATTTTATGTGCCATTTTGTTACCTCGAAGTGAGAATTTATATTCTAACGATACAAATAACTGTAAGCCTTGTCAATCTTATTTATTATATGGAGGAACTTTATTTTGAAGCCCAAAGTGTTTTTAGAGTTCATTGAGATTACTTCTTTAATTGCGTCCGTTTTTCCATTTGTACTGGGAGTAATGTATGCTTATTACAATTATCACACGATTAATGTGGTAAATACAATTTTATTTTTCATTGCAGCAAATTTACTGCAAATGGCTGTTAATGCGAATGATAATTATCAAGATTTTATTCACTCAGATGATGATGAGGAGTTTAAGTCGCAAACTAACGTAGTCGGAGTTAATAATATTTCCATTACAACTGCGCGGACAATTACGTATAGTTTAGCAGGAATAGTTGCTGTAATTGGACTATATTTGGTAACTAGAGTTGGATTACCATTATTATGGCTGGGTTTGTTTAGTTTTGCGGTCGGTTATTTTTATGCAGCTGGCCCTCGACCAATTTCAAATACGCCGTTTGGAGAAATATTTTCAGGTGTGACAATGGGATTTATTATTTTTTTGATCGCGGCGTTTGTGAATGTGTATAGTGTCGAATCATTAAATTTTAGCTTTTTGTGGCGGATTTTGTTAGCGTCTGGTATTGCTATTTTCGCCATTTCAAATATTATGTTAGCTAATAATATTTGTGATGAACAGGAAGACAAACGTAATAATCGTAGAACCGCTGTGTTTTATTTCGGGAAAAAGGTTATGTTGAGAGTATTTGCATTGAGTTATGTTGCTGGTTATTTGTGCTTGATTGTTGCCATTTTAATTGGAGTTTTACCATGGTTGTCGATTTTAACACTGCTCAGTATTCCCTTTGTCTGGCATAACGTGCATGTTTTCTTTCAAAATCAAGTTAAACGTGAGACGTTTGTGCTGTC
This window encodes:
- a CDS encoding 1,4-dihydroxy-2-naphthoate polyprenyltransferase → MKPKVFLEFIEITSLIASVFPFVLGVMYAYYNYHTINVVNTILFFIAANLLQMAVNANDNYQDFIHSDDDEEFKSQTNVVGVNNISITTARTITYSLAGIVAVIGLYLVTRVGLPLLWLGLFSFAVGYFYAAGPRPISNTPFGEIFSGVTMGFIIFLIAAFVNVYSVESLNFSFLWRILLASGIAIFAISNIMLANNICDEQEDKRNNRRTAVFYFGKKVMLRVFALSYVAGYLCLIVAILIGVLPWLSILTLLSIPFVWHNVHVFFQNQVKRETFVLSVKNSVTITMFFTIAMGAGIWLNL